The window aaattccaagatacaaaagaagaatctgactcaaataaaaaagaaatgcaatttcatcaaaattttaagttaaaaaagaCAGTTATTTCCATATTCAATCTCAAACTCaacaaactttaattttttttaagaacattCCACAAGAATTGcatgcattctacttgacctaaccagctggactctaagggctaggcaggtctggttttggttaggccaaaagcgaagtgttccccacacaagttctgatactgagggagcccaacgcattttactcgacctaaccggctggactctaagggctaggcaggtctggttttggttaggccaaaagcaaagagttccccacacaagttctgatactgagggagcccaacgcattttactcgacctaaccggctggactctaagggctaggcaggtctggttttggttaggccaaaagcgaagtgttctccacacaagttctgatactgagagagcccaacgcattttactcgacctaaccggctggactctaagggctaggcaggtctggttttggttaggccaaaagcaaagagttccccacacaagttctgatactgagggagcccaacgcattttactcgacctaaccggctggactttaagggctaggcaggtctggttttggttaggccaaaagcgaagagttccccacacaagttctgatactgagggagcccaacgcattctactcgacctaaccggctggactctaagggctaggcaggtttggttttggttaggccaaaagcaaagagttccccacacaagttctgatactgagggagcccaacgcattttactcgacctaaccggctggactctaagggctaggcaggtctggttttggttaggccaaaagcgaagtgttccccacacaagttctgatactgagggagcccaacgcattttactcgacctaaccggctggactctaagggctaggcaggtctggttttggttaggccaaaagcaaagagttacccacacaagttctgatactgagggagcccaacgcattttactcgacctaaccggctggactctaagggctaggcaggtctggttttggttaggccaaaagcgaagtgttccccacacaagttctgatactgagggagcccaacgcattttactcgacctaaccggctggactctaagggctaggcagatctggttttggttaggccaaaagcgaagtgttccccacacaagttctgatactgagggagcccaacgcattttactcgacctaaccggctggacactaagggctaggcaggtctggttttggttaggccaaaagcgaagtgttccccacacaagttctgatactgagggagcccaacgcattttactcgacctaaccggctggactctaagggctaggcaggtctggttttggttaggccaaaagcaaagagttccccacacaagttctgatactgagggagcccaacgcattttactcgacctaaccggctggactctaagggctaggcaggtctggttttggttaggccaaaagcaaagagttccccacacaagttctgatactgagggagcccaacgcattctacttgacctaaccggctgaactctaagggcaaggcaggtctggttttggttaggccaagagtgaagagttccccacacaagttctgatactgagggaactcaacgcattctacttgacctaactggctgtactctaagggctaggcaagtctggttttaGTTAGGTCATGTTTTCAGCAGCAcatattattaagtatgtacagTGTTCACAATATTCATATAATAGATTGCATACATTTTACTCATTTCTAAGCTATTAAAGTAcgcattttcaacatatttaagatatttaaataataaaacaatcaCAAACCCAAGCTCCATGCTTAAGGGTTAGGCAAACGTGTTTTCTAAGCTAAAAAACAAAGTAGGCATGATATTTATTCTAAGAAtagagaatttgaaaatttttaaaatttaggcatttttggcaaaatgaaaatttcccaaAGAACATGGAACATGCAAAGCTACAACCCCACCCCCACTTAAAGTTGTCCTCAAAGCATGTTAAGCAAGATTCTAAGgatggaaaaataaaagaaagggaACAGAAAACCTCCCTTTGCTTGCAAAGGTTCCAAGTTTGGTTATACTTCATTTCCCTTTATTCCTACGGAAAGAAAACAAGAACTTCTAtcaaatttcattaaagaggttaaactaaaaatttaaaacaaaaaaagttcTACAAAACTTGAAAGAAAGCAGTTTGCATTGTTAAAGATCGATCATGCAACTGTATTTTCCCTAATTTTACCCGGATCAATGACCAAAGGTTTCTCAAATACTTTCAAACCTCACctggaaaatcatcaaaacttTTATTCCATAAGTCTTATCTTTGTCCTTATTTGGGCATTGTCCTTACTCCAAGAACAAAATTGATCGTTCAAACATGtcacttttaaaagttttatttgttttgttcttGATATATCCAATTCGAAGATAGtctagtaaaaaaaattgtattatcTGTGAAAGATGAAGAACTTTTGGTGCTATTTCCAACCATCACCTAGTTAAATTCTATCTAAAATGCAATGAAGTCTAGCATCAAAGTCAATTTATGATTTAATGCAGTGAGAAATAGTTAAGCTTTAGAATACTATCATCTTacataacttaaaaaaaaagaacaacaaaaaaCTCCTTTATTTTCAGTTAAAGGAAAACACTTACCTCTTATCACGCTATTCCTTCACTCAACAGCATTATGCTCTTGGTCTGTCCTCAAAGAACAATCTTGAAATTacgaaaaagaaaatcaaattcaaatataagattaaagctaaaatgaaaaaattattcgTAGAGATAAAAATTTAAGCATCTTCTAACACTACAAGAGCTGCGAAAGAGCCCTTTTCAACCTCTACAATAACTAATTGAATGCTGACCTTCCTACAAATGTGCATATAATGGTTCAATTCAACACGAGCGAAGCTTTTCTGGTATTTTTAAGCCAGTTTCTCAACCTAAGTGGAAAAAAGGATTCATTTCTCAGAATCAATTTATATCTAATGTTTTATAGAACTCGTCAACACTATTATGTGTTAATATCATTCTAAGAGAGGTTACACATGGATGATGGGTCAACAGAACTGCAAACAGTGTTGCTGAACATTCTAACGTCTAAAAAGATAGATTCACATACGACTGCAGATTGTGTGTCTATATATACGTACCTATTTAAAGAGAGAGATTTTATTTGTTAATGCACTGTATGGAGTTCATCACTCGGTTCTTAACCAACATGCAAACTTTCAACTCATAAAAAGTAAACCAAATTTTATGTCAAAGTTCAATCTCTCCTATAACAATTGCATAAATTTCTCCTTCCCCTTCTTATCGAAAACTATGATACTTGCTCTCAGTTCCACCCATCCATAATGTAATTTATAACATTTAGTACAGGAGATAGATAGGCCATTACCTCACTTTCTAAGAGTGCAATCTTGTTGGTTGCCTTTTCATGTATCATTTAAGTTCGTCCAACATCAATTCCATCATCTTATGCTCCTTCAAAGCAGCCTGGAATTGTTTTTGGAGCTCTTTCTTTCCAGCAAAACATTATCAAACTCGATTTccagaaattgaaaaaattgttgCAACTACATGAAATCAACCATTATCAAGTATAAAAAGGGaaaaacaaattttgtataATCTGTCCAAGTAGCCTATGTGATACTCCAATACTACAATCACTTATTGACTGAAACTAGTAAAGTTCCCAGAAGCCACCAACCCATGTAACCAGAGAAAATTCAATTGTCAATCATATGAACTTTCAACTATAGTCACTTGAGACTGATGAATGAAAACGAACAAACAAAATGTTGAACTACACTTGTCCAACTGATGGTAATAAGTAAAATAGTTCAAACTATTGTTCAATAACTCAGGCTGCAAAGAACTCAATGGTACGATTCTGCCTTTCGAAGTCTTAAACAACTTACTAACGTAATATTTTATGCTTTAGAATATTAAGGATTCTCTAATCTTTACTAGAAACACCGTAATTATTTGATCGTTCCAAACTTTTCACTTTAATATCATACCCATTTATGGCTAACATACTAGTTAAAAGTAGTTTGAGTACTCAGTTAACTCCTACTTGCAAGCAAATGAAAGTCATGGAGATGTTGTCTATAAAAAATCTACTACCGTAATTTGAAGAATATTTTGCTTTATACATATTTTCCACAAAGACAAACctatgataaaaaaaaacagagaaaagaaacacaaacaaaatatatcattgTTGAACAAGCACAGATGACAATCAAGAAACAATGGAGCGAGAGGGCTAACCTGCCTTCCCCTTCGTAAAGCAGCTAAAATTCGTCCAGGAAGAGAGACAATTGCAATTATCCACACAAAGTTGTCCAAAATATGTTTAAGTGAAGACTGACCGAGGTCTTCAACAGCTTCAACCAAGTttgaacaacaacaacaaaggTTTTCAAGATAAATGAGCATGTACGCATGAAAAACGAGAAAGGCCTCGTGACCAATAATATTGTAACATTAAGGAATTCTAAAGAAAAGCCATTGAACCCACCAGTACCACTACCTTTGTTGCTGAACTACATGCCAATGACCTTTTCGAAGCTGTAACCAGATTTATTGAACCCAGTTCTGCAAAACAAACAAATCCCTTCAACCAAACTGGACCGAGGAAGCCATATAATCAATTGAGCAGGTAAGAAGTTGATACCAAATTTTCATGAAAAGCTATTCACTAAGATAAGAACTTCATAACAAAAGGATGACAATGAACCTTTTTACTAACTGAATCGTAACATAAAAGACGAAAGAATAAACTAGTATTAAGAATAAGCATGGTTATGACATTATGTATTATCTCACCTTGAAGCATGGTCAAAGATTGctttttgaaaccagaatacgGATCGATCTTATGCTTTTTcatgtttatgacattttgtatcTTCCCTCCTTTTCTCTTACAAAATTCTAACTAAACCAATCTTTGAGTGTAGTGTAATCCAtctaaaaaagatgaaaatgcTAAAACAAGCACAAAAGTGGCGATTAACGTACATGGCTTGTAGGCATATAAAGGAAGAGATTGAACGCAGCAAATAGCCTTTACTGTAGATGTTCCTTTGGAAATGAATTCATGGTTCTTAGGTAGGTTAGCTTTCTTCGAATTTACTCTCCTTGAAACTTCAGAACTGGGTAGCTTatggtttttattttatcatttggttggagtgttgagattttattgtaattatttgttTCTATCTTTGGGATGTTTGAATTCCTCGATTGGAAGTTTTCCGTAACTTCCTTAGTTCCTTggtaatattttcatttgatcAACAAAAATTTTCTGTTTCGATGTTAAAAGAATCAAGGTAATAATGGGACAAATGCGGATAGGGAGAAATGCAAGAGTTCTTATTAAAAGAAAGGGGATGGGGAGAAACTATGGCCTCTGTCAAGGTTCCACCTTCAGTTTGGTGAACTTTTTCTAACTCACGAGCCCCTTAGTGCACAGGATTTTAGAAtgttttcccttctctttttactttaaatagtatcaaagaaactttttagttctttttatggGGGAGAAACTTACCTAAAGAGACTTAACAGAGTAACAAAAGAATGCAGCACTAAACGGTGGTTATAACGGAAAGCATGCAGCATTTTCTTTGGCGATAACAACCTCCACTTTTAGAGATATTCCTTTGTTTTACTTGTAACTTTATCCTTTCCCGGCAAGGGTTTGTGTTTTATTTTCATGTATGGTTTGCCTTCTACTTCCCTTTAACAAGCCCTTTTGTAGTCCTTTTAGTGCACTCATGACCTCAcgttaaatgttttttttctcCAAATTAAAGTTGTGCCTTCATTAATTCATTAATGAAATAGTAATGAATAAAGGAATGGAAATACCTTATACTACATAAAGCTTGGGGTTTAAAAGCTGTGTTTCTATCTCATACACACACAAATTACCTCAGCACATATTCTACTAACGGTTGAAACGGTTTCTACTGGATGTTATCCACACAATGTCTCAGCCCCAAGAAGAATTGCATCACTTCCTGCAAACTCATGAGAAGACAGGTTATAAAAAAACGTCATACAATCATATCCCCTGTCAAGAATGGAACTAAGAACCCTGATTCATACTAAATAGAATGATACAATTGAACATAAAatagataaattttaaaaagttcaaCCCAATCTTCAGCATCATTAAAAAGAACCATGACTTAAAAAATCCCTACATCTTCGGTCTTTAAACAATAGAgatttaaaaattgaataacTCACCATCAAGTACAGCATTGGCAACATCGGTAGCTACTGCACGTGTAGGTCTCAAGTTGTTAGTCATGCTGTCTACCACACGAGTTAAAACAGCAGGCTTTCCAGCCATATTACATCTATAAAGGGCAGTTTTCTGAAACAAAAGCACCTGTAACAATGTAGAAAACAGAAATAATCAATCCTAACGTAACCATGGTAAAGAATACGAGTAAAAAGTGAGCTGACAATGACTTACCTCTACACTTTCAATCTTTGCAAATATTTGAGTTTGGTTAAGGTTACCTAGCTTAGAAAGAAATTGTCGAGCCtacataaaaatttaatttagcaatcaATATCCTCTATTGTAATAATCAACATAGTCAAATCACCCACAATTGATCATTTGTTTAAAGTGAAGACTCAATGCAAGGAAATAATACTTGTCAAACATCTTCCACATGTCTAGCATGTGACAGAGAGAGGAAGTCAATCTTGTTTTTTACTCCCCACGTAGCTATGATCTAAAGTCACCAGTCAGCATCAAAAAATACTATGAGCTACCAATCATGTTAAGGTTGTATAAGCTAATTGCAAGCAATCAAAGAGACTTAACAGACATAACAAACAGGAAACTGAAGAATGTTACTCTTTGCCTTTCTCAGTAAGTGTTGGAAGATCAATGTGAATTTCAGCAGCATGCAAAGTGTACATTGTACCAACCAACGTGGCAGAGTTCTTTACCACACAACCAACATCATCTCCTTTCACTTCGAAAACCTGATAAATCCCCGACAGACATAACTCAGCATAACATCATTTACCACGATTCCTTACAgtgaaaaaaaatttgaagatcCCTACCAATATGCCCCATTACCTCCAACCAGACAGATGTTTCACTTCCAGTAAAGAGGTACTGACCAAGAAAAAGGGTGTCTCCTTTCTTAACGACCTATATAagaaaatttcaagtttagtaATATGAAGGAGATTATTGTATAATCAATGCAGTGAATGAAAGAACGCCCATCTTTTATAAACTTTGACTTTGCAAAATATCTTATTTGCATAAACTAAAGAATATTACTACGTGGTCGTCGGCCTCTTGAAACTCTCTTTCCTTTGAATTACATATCCCACAGAGCGGTAGAGGTATTAGACAGATTATCTTAAGCGTTCGCAGATTGAATGAATAACTAAGAAATGAAATAGAGAAAGGGAAAGCAATTATCCTACGCTTGGCCTCAGTACAAGGACAAGGGCCAAAGGCGAAGAGTCAGGTTCTAGTGATATAACTAGAGCACAATCTATCTAACTAAGAATCATTAGTTTCACAACATAATAAAATACATAGATATTAGGTATCACTTCAttagagaagaaattgagaTAAGAGAAATCGAAGTTGTCAGATCCATACCTCGAGCAATGCTTCAACATGCTGACCAATTTGTTagagaaaacaaaattcatatgATGCCTTTATGTAATCGAATTTGAACTACTTGACAAATAGACCAAAGTGGCAATTTCCATGTTACTTGTAAAGGTGGGGGAcgaaaagaaacaaaagcaaAATACCTATTTTCTGATGTAACCATAAGGCTCATTTTTTAAGcatatcctttaaatttctaCATACAAAAGAAGTCAAAAGTGAGGTGTAGAGAGATTTATTTTGTAAAGTTCATCACATATTGAAAAGCAACAAAGAAGATAAACCTAGTCGGAGAACAATCAAGAACAACCTCAAGATTTTCAACAATGGCatgaaaacaaacaacaaaacctATTAAGAAAGCAAGAATTACCTTAGAGTATCTTAGAATTTCCACCGAGAATTAAAGAACCTATAAGATTACCTTAAATGATTAGAAACAGAGAAGAAGACCTTTGTATAGATTCAGATTCTtttaagaaagaggaattaattcctaaatcCTCATCCCAACATTCCTCTAAGATTTCAACCCCAACTTTGTTCAAACCCATTCAACATTACAAAAACATGAATCAAGAAAGTTTCCAAGATTCAAAAGCATAATTTGAatcaaacaaaagagaaatgcaATTTCATCAAAAATTTCAGGTAAAAAAGACAGTTATTTGCATACTCAATCTCAAATTCAgcaaacttaattttttttcccaaaACATTTCACAAGTGCATGCAAAAAGAACCAAGATCGAATCTTATATTTGTATCTCTactaaaccaacattaaattaGGAACTATATCAAACTTACTTTCATGAAGTATTCCAAACCTCTCAACTTAAACAGATTAACATTACCTGTCAAGATCGACATTAACATCGATTGCAAAAGTTTCACAAATGGGAGCCATGGAGTCTCTCTCCCATTTCTCAACAAATCCAGTACTCCTCTTGTTATGGTTCTTCCATTTCATATTAGCTCACCTCCTTTTCTAACCTACATCTTTTAGAAATCAAACTCAATCATGCAATTGGAATGAATAAAATTGGAATTCAATTGAGTCAGTTCATTCTTGAAAATTTGACAGTGAAATTACATGAATTTAGACTCACATATTCACATATATATGCATGTGCGTACTGTTTTTTCTTACTTGTTAATGTTTCCCTTTGTTATGTCACGTtttaaaacttgaaattttgaaacaacGTTCAAGCTAAGAAAGAAAACTCCATAAAACAAGCAAGCAGAAGTGATTAATCACATTTTTGTTCAAATAGAGCTTACAATGCCCTCCATGCAAATTTGTCAATCAATGCAAAATTGGAAAcacgaaagaaaaataaaagcttCTTAATATCTCAATCAATATTCATGCAAGCTCTttagttgacagataagtcaaatgtgatgtggagatttcaaactttgaaagcaaaagagttattgaatgattcaaaatcaaacaagcaaaaatcaaaatatattgtAATAAGTAGAGCATAATATATCTAACTAAGAATCACCAGTTTCACAATATAATAAAACACAGAGATATTAGGCATCACTTCAttagagaagaaattgagaaaacAGAAACCTGTGTTGTAAAGATCCATACCTCTGGCAATGCTTCGCCATGCTAACCAAGCtagttagaaaaaaaatcaaaacaaaataccTATTTTCTGATGTAACCATTAGGCTCATTGTTGAAGcatatcctttaaatttctaCATGCAAAAGAAGTCATAAATGAAGTTGAGAGAGAGTTCATTTGGTAAAATTCTTCACATAGAttgaaaaacaataaagaaaataaacctAGGAGAACCAGTTAACCTTTGTGTTCTTTCTTCCTTCACTAACCtttctcttcattttcttctactAATTAATTGCTCTGTCTTCAGAAATCTTCTATCCCTTCTTTTATGTACAACTGAAACGAAAGAGgaaaaattttgagagatttgAGATTTGCATGACTGTAAGGTGGAGAGTAACTAAGTTGAGTCCTTTGCATTTCAAGATAGAGCACTTGTATGGTAAATGGAAAATTATCGTCGAAGTATCTCTTATACAAAAAAATTTCACTTTGGGTATGGACATTTGGGTTTTAGATCCAACAGGAAGAATGGTTGATAATCAACCAAGAAATACTCAACAATGGCATGAAAACAAGGAACAAAACCTATTAAAAAAAGCAAGAATTACCTCAGAGTATCCAAAAATTTCCAATAAGAAttaaagaacctacaagatACCACAAATGAAAGGAAACAGAGAAGAAGATCTTTATATAGATTCAGATCCttctaagaaagaggaattaattcctaaatcATCATCCCAACATTCCACCAAGATTTCAAACCCTAACATTGTTTCACACCCATTCAACATTAAAGAaacatgaattaaaaaaaattccaagatacaaaagaagaatctgactcaaataaaaaagaaatgcaatttcatcaaaattttaagttaaaaaagaCAGTTATTTCCATATTCAATCTCAAACTCaacaaactttaattttttttaagaacattCCACAAGAATTGcatgcattctacttgacctaaccagctagactctaagggctaggcaggtctggttttggttaggccaaaagcgaagtgttccccacacaagttctaatactgagggagcccaacgcattttactcgacctaaccggctggactctaagggctaggcaggtctggttttggttaggccaaaagcaaagagttccccacacaagttctgatactgagggagcccaacgcattttactcgacctaaccggctggactctaagggctaggcaggtctggttttggttaggccaaaagcgaagtgttccccacacaagttctgatactgagggagcccaacgcattttactcgacctaaccggctggactctaagggctaggcaggtctggttttggttaggccaaaagcaaagagttccccacacaagttctgatactgagggagcccaacgcattttactcgacctaaccggctggactttaagggctaggcaggtctggttttggttaggccaaaagcgaagagttccccacacaagttctgatactgagggagcccaacgcattctactcgacctaaccggctggactctaagggctaggcaggtctggttttggttaggccaaaagcaaagagttccccacacaagttctgatactgagggagcccaacgcattttactcgacctaaccggctggactctaagggctaggcaggtctggttttggttaggccaaaagcgaagtgttccccacacaagttctgatactgagggagcccaacgcattttactcgacctaaccggctggactctaagggctaggcaggtctggttttggttaggccaaaagcaaagagttccccacacaagttctgatactgagggagcccaacgcattttactcgacctaaccggctggactctaagggctaggcaggtctggttttggttaggccaaaagcgaagtgttccccacacaagttctgatactgagggagcccaacgcattttactcgacctaaccggctggactctaagggctaggcaggtctggttttggttaggccaaaagcaaagagttccccacacaagttctgatactgagggagcccaacgcattttactcgacctaaccggctggactctaagggctaggcaggtctggttttggttaggccaaaagcaaagagttccccacacaagttctgatactgagggagcccaacgcattctacttgacctaaccggctgaactctaagggcaaggcaggtctggttttggttaggccaagagtgaagagttccccacacaagttctgatactgagggaactcaacgcattctacttgacctaactggctgtactctaagggctaggcaagtctggttttaGTTAGGTCATGTTTTCAGCAGCAcatattattaagtatgtacagTGTTCACAATATTCATATAATAGATTGCATACATTTTACTCATTTCTAAGCTATTAAAGTAcgcattttcaacatatttaagatatttaaataataaaacaatcaCAAACCCAAGCTCCATGCTTAAGGGTTAGGCAAACGTGTTTTCTAAGCTAAAAAACAAAGTAGGCATGATATTTATTCTAAGAAtagagaatttgaaaatttttaaaatttaggcatttttggcaaaatgaaaatttcccaaAGAACATGGAACATGCAAAGCTACAACCCCACCCCCACTTAAAGTTGTCCTCAAAGCATGTTAAGCAAGATTCTAAGgatggaaaaataaaagaaagggaACAGAAAACCTCCCCTTGCTTGCAAAGGTTCCAAGTTTGGTTATACTTCATTTCCCTTTATTCCTACGGAAAGAAAACAAGAACTTCTAtcaaatttcattaaagaggttaaactaaaaatttaaaacaaaaaaagttcTACAAAACTTGAAAGAAAGCAGTTTGCATTGTTAAAGATCGATCATGCAACTGTATTTTCCCTAATTTTACCCGGATCAATGACCAAAGGTTTCTCAAATACTTTCAAACCTCACctggaaaatcatcaaaacttTTATTCCATAAGTCTTATCTTTGTCCTTATTTGGGCATTGTCCTTACTCCAAGAACAAAATTGATCGTTCAAACATGTCACTTTTAAAAggtttatttgttttgttcttGATATATCCAATTCGAAGATAGtctagtaaaaaaaattgtattatcTGTGAAAGATGAAGAACTTTTGGTGCTATTTCCAACCATCACCTAGTTAAATTCTATCTAAAATGCAATGAAGTCTAGCATCAAAGTCAATTTATGATTTAATGCAGTGAGAAATAGTTAAGCTTTAGAATACTATCATCTTACataacttaaaaaaaagaacaacaaaaaaCTCCTTTATTTTCAGTTAAAGGAAAACACTTACCTCTTATCACGCTATTCCTTCACTCAACAGCATTATGCTCTTGGTCTGTCCTCAAAGAACAATCTTGAAATTacgaaaaagaaaatcaaattcaaatataagatcaaagctaaaatgaaaaaattattcgTAGAGATAAAAATTTAAGCATCTTCTAACACTACAAGAGCTGCGAAAGAGCCCTTTTCAACCTCTACAATAACTAATTGAATGCTGACCTTCCTACAAATGTGCATATAATGGTTCAATTCAACACGAGCGAAGCTTTTCTGGTATTTTTAAGCCAGTTTCTCAACCTAAGTGGAAAAAAGGATTCATTTCTCAGAATCAATTTATATCTAATGTTTTATAGAACTCGTCAACACTATTATGTGTTAATATCATTCTAAGAGAGGTTACACATGGATGATGGGTCAACAGAACTGCAAACAGTGTTGCTGAACATTCTAACGTCTAAAAAGATAGATTCACATACGACTGCAGATTGTGTGTCTATATATACGTACCTATTTAAAGAGAGAGATTTTATTTGTTAATGCACTGTATGGAGTTCATCACTCGGTTCTTAACCAACATGCAAACTTTCAACTCATAAAAAGTAAACCAAATTTTATGTCAAAGTTCAATCTCTCCTATAACAATTGCATAAATTTCTCCTTCCCCTTCTTATCGAAAACTATGATACTTGCTCTCAGTTCCACCCATCCATAATGTAATTTATAACATTTAGTACAGGAGATAGATAGGCCATTACCTCACTT is drawn from Cucumis melo cultivar AY chromosome 11, USDA_Cmelo_AY_1.0, whole genome shotgun sequence and contains these coding sequences:
- the LOC103503100 gene encoding uncharacterized protein LOC103503100 isoform X9, translating into MRWAPSVSELVWGTLCFWPNQNQTCLALRVQPVRSSKMRWAPSVSELVWGTLCFWPNQNQTCLALRVQPVRSSKMRWAPSVSELVWGTLRFWPNQNQTCLALRVQPVRSSKMRWAPSVSELVWGTLCFWPNQNQTCLALRVQPVRSSRMRWAPSVSELVWGTLRFWPNQNQTCLALKVQPVRSSKMRWAPSVSELVWGTLCFWPNQNQTCLALRVQPVRSSKMRWALSVSELVWRTLRFWPNQNQTCLALRVQPVRSSKMRWAPSVSELVWGTLCFWPNQNQTCLALRVQPVRSSKMRWAPSVSELVWGTLRFWPNQNQTCLALRVQLVRSSRMHAILVECS
- the LOC103503100 gene encoding uncharacterized protein LOC103503100 isoform X3, whose product is MRWAPSVSELVWGTLCFWPNQNQTCLALRVQPVRSSKMRWAPSVSELVWGTLCFWPNQNQTCLALRVQPVRSSKMRWAPSVSELVWGTLRFWPNQNQTCLALRVQPVRSSKMRWAPSVSELVWGTLCFWPNQNQTCLALRVQPVRSSKMRWAPSVSELVWGTLRFWPNQNQTCLALRVQPVRSSKMRWAPSVSELVWGTLCFWPNQNQTCLALRVQPVRSSRMRWAPSVSELVWGTLRFWPNQNQTCLALKVQPVRSSKMRWAPSVSELVWGTLCFWPNQNQTCLALRVQPVRSSKMRWAPSVSELVWGTLRFWPNQNQTCLALRVQPVRSSKMRWAPSVSELVWGTLCFWPNQNQTCLALRVQPVRSSKMRWAPSVSELVWGTLRFWPNQNQTCLALRVQPVRSSKMRWAPSVSELVWGTLRFWPNQNQTCLALRVQPVRSSKMRWAPSVSELVWGTLCFWPNQNQTCLALRVQPVRSSKMRWALSVSELVWRTLRFWPNQNQTCLALRVQPVRSSKMRWAPSVSELVWGTLCFWPNQNQTCLALRVQPVRSSKMRWAPSVSELVWGTLRFWPNQNQTCLALRVQLVRSSRMHAILVECS
- the LOC103503100 gene encoding uncharacterized protein LOC103503100 isoform X4, giving the protein MRWAPSVSELVWGTLCFWPNQNQTCLALRVQPVRSSKMRWAPSVSELVWGTLCFWPNQNQTCLALRVQPVRSSKMRWAPSVSELVWGTLRFWPNQNQTCLALRVQPVRSSKMRWAPSVSELVWGTLCFWPNQNQTCLALRVQPVRSSKMRWAPSVSELVWGTLRFWPNQNQTCLALRVQPVRSSKMRWAPSVSELVWGTLCFWPNQNQTCLALRVQPVRSSRMRWAPSVSELVWGTLRFWPNQNQTCLALKVQPVRSSKMRWAPSVSELVWGTLCFWPNQNQTCLALRVQPVRSSKMRWAPSVSELVWGTLRFWPNQNQTCLALRVQPVRSSKMRWAPSVSELVWGTLCFWPNQNQTCLALRVQPVRSSRMRWAPSVSELVWGTLRFWPNQNQTCLALKVQPVRSSKMRWAPSVSELVWGTLCFWPNQNQTCLALRVQPVRSSKMRWALSVSELVWRTLRFWPNQNQTCLALRVQPVRSSKMRWAPSVSELVWGTLCFWPNQNQTCLALRVQPVRSSKMRWAPSVSELVWGTLRFWPNQNQTCLALRVQLVRSSRMHAILVECS
- the LOC103503100 gene encoding uncharacterized protein LOC103503100 isoform X5, coding for MRWAPSVSELVWGTLCFWPNQNQTCLALRVQPVRSSKMRWAPSVSELVWGTLCFWPNQNQTCLALRVQPVRSSKMRWAPSVSELVWGTLRFWPNQNQTCLALRVQPVRSSKMRWAPSVSELVWGTLCFWPNQNQTCLALRVQPVRSSKMRWAPSVSELVWGTLRFWPNQNQTCLALRVQPVRSSKMRWAPSVSELVWGTLCFWPNQNQTCLALRVQPVRSSRMRWAPSVSELVWGTLRFWPNQNQTCLALKVQPVRSSKMRWAPSVSELVWGTLCFWPNQNQTCLALRVQPVRSSRMRWAPSVSELVWGTLRFWPNQNQTCLALKVQPVRSSKMRWAPSVSELVWGTLCFWPNQNQTCLALRVQPVRSSKMRWALSVSELVWRTLRFWPNQNQTCLALRVQPVRSSKMRWAPSVSELVWGTLCFWPNQNQTCLALRVQPVRSSKMRWAPSVSELVWGTLRFWPNQNQTCLALRVQLVRSSRMHAILVECS